One genomic region from Aureibacillus halotolerans encodes:
- a CDS encoding restriction endonuclease subunit S has translation MSKKEKKALVPWLRFPEFHPSVEWKVTTLNSLAVKIIDKNKDCSITRVLTNSATDGVVNQSEYFERKIVTQSNIDNYFVIDKGDYVYNPRISTSAPVGPISKNKIGKGIMSPLYTVFRFNNPRNEFYEQYFKTNLWNSYLKIVSNTGARHDRISISTENFMKMPLPYSSYEEQQKIAECLSYLDDLITAEDKKLSALKMHKKGLMQRLFPTEGKTVPEWRFPEFRGCGEWEERKLSQVTSYVDYRGKTPKKSNLGIFLLTAKNIKMGYLDYRCSQEYIPENTYNVVMSRGVPQVGDVLITTEAPCGNVAQIENENVALAQRIIKYRGVEGKLDNTYLKYVLLSPKFQYNLSSKSTGGIVKGIKGSVLHELPIDFTSLNEQKQIADCLSSLDVCITAQVENIEALKAHKKGLMQGLFPSIEEVGE, from the coding sequence ATGAGTAAGAAAGAGAAAAAAGCTTTGGTGCCGTGGCTGAGGTTTCCGGAGTTTCACCCAAGTGTAGAATGGAAAGTAACCACTCTCAATTCACTTGCTGTTAAAATAATAGATAAAAATAAAGATTGTTCTATAACTCGAGTTTTAACAAATTCCGCTACTGATGGCGTTGTAAATCAAAGTGAATATTTTGAAAGAAAAATTGTAACACAAAGCAACATTGATAACTATTTTGTAATTGATAAGGGGGATTACGTTTATAATCCTCGTATTTCAACATCTGCACCGGTAGGCCCTATTTCCAAAAATAAAATAGGGAAGGGCATAATGTCTCCATTGTATACAGTTTTTCGATTTAATAACCCTCGAAATGAATTTTACGAGCAATATTTCAAAACCAATCTTTGGAATAGTTATTTAAAAATAGTATCAAACACTGGAGCGAGGCACGATAGGATCAGTATATCGACAGAGAACTTTATGAAAATGCCTCTTCCTTATTCTTCTTACGAAGAACAACAAAAAATCGCCGAATGCCTTTCCTATCTTGACGATCTTATTACCGCCGAGGATAAAAAATTGTCAGCTCTTAAAATGCACAAAAAGGGCTTAATGCAGAGGTTATTCCCCACCGAAGGCAAAACTGTGCCTGAATGGAGATTTCCAGAATTCAGGGGTTGCGGTGAGTGGGAAGAGAGAAAACTTTCACAAGTTACATCTTATGTGGATTACAGAGGAAAAACTCCAAAAAAATCTAATCTAGGTATATTTTTGCTGACCGCTAAAAATATAAAAATGGGATACTTAGATTATCGGTGTTCACAAGAATATATTCCCGAGAATACCTATAATGTGGTCATGTCAAGGGGTGTGCCACAAGTCGGTGATGTTTTAATAACAACAGAAGCTCCATGCGGAAATGTTGCACAAATTGAAAACGAAAATGTTGCTTTAGCACAAAGGATCATCAAATATAGAGGCGTCGAAGGTAAACTAGATAATACTTACCTGAAATATGTTCTTCTATCACCAAAATTTCAGTATAATTTATCTTCCAAAAGTACCGGGGGTATTGTAAAAGGAATAAAAGGAAGTGTATTACATGAATTACCAATAGATTTCACCAGTTTAAATGAACAAAAACAAATCGCTGACTGTCTTTCATCATTGGACGTATGCATAACCGCACAAGTAGAGAATATAGAAGCTCTAAAAGCCCATAAGAAAGGCTTAATGCAAGGACTGTTCCCTTCTATCGAGGAGGTGGGGGAATGA